From the genome of Oncorhynchus gorbuscha isolate QuinsamMale2020 ecotype Even-year linkage group LG18, OgorEven_v1.0, whole genome shotgun sequence:
caaagcaagaagagcattctatgccattaaaaggaacattaaaatcgaaattccaattagaatctggctcaAGATTTtccaatcagttatagaaccaattgcTCTATATGGCAGCGAAGTATGGGATCTGCTCTCTAATAATGAATTtactaaatgggacaaacatcccATCGAAATACTGCATGCAGTGTTTTGCAAGACTGTATTGCAAGTGCAAAGAAAAACTCAGAATCAGGCCAATCCCCCCTCCTTATTCAAATTCAAAAAAGAGCCATCAAATtttacaaccatctaaaaacaagtgaccccaaaacatTCTACAATGtctctacaatgtcaagagatgaaacaagagaagagtcccctcggtcagctggttctggggctcagttcaccaacccaaaccaaccccatagagcctcaggacagcactcagaaaatctggcccaaccaaatcatcacaaagcaaaaataagaatatatcacctattggaaagacaTCACAAGAAAATCAaagtaaacttcaatgctatttggctctaaacgGACAGTACATGGTGtcagactatctgaccactgtgactgataaaACAACTGAGGGAAacactgactaggtacagactcaggGAGCACACAACCTGAGGGAAacactgactaggtacagactcagagAGCACACAACCTGAGGGAAacactgactaggtacagactcagagAGCACACAACCTGAGGGAAacactgactaggtacagactcagagAGCACACAACCTGAGGGAAacactgactaggtacagactcagagAGCACACAACCTGAGGGAAacactgactaggtacagactcagagAGCACACAACCTGAGGGAAacactgactaggtacagactcagagAGCACACAACCTGAGGGAAacactgactaggtacagactcagagAGCACACAACCTGAGGGAAacactgactaggtacagactcagagAGCACACAACCTGAGGGAAacactgactaggtacagactcaggGAGCACACAACCTGAGGGTCAGCCAGTGAAAAGTGCGATGTAATGTCAATAATATTTCCCATTTTGTTTTGCTTTTCATGCCATGTggcttctcagtcaggttgagactggtctactaacattgctttaatgtattattattctcattgatattgttgttgtagttgctgttCATGGTAATCCCATTTCCTCTACTACTATTGTTATTGCTGTTGGTCCCTCAatttcttatatatatatattttgacaaTGTAAGTCATTTAACTTTCCATGACAATAAagtctatgagagagagagagagagagagagagagagagagagagagagagagagagagagagagagagagagagagagagagagagagagagagagagagagagagagagagagagagagagagagttgtgatGTATGATTAGACATGTGGTTGTTGCTTAGGTGTCCAAAAGGTGGAGGAAGTCAATGAGACTAGGTTGACCTTTTAGATAAATAACAAAGTATATTGAgttgaattggagagagagagaccttaccTGAGAGGTAATGCTGACACGTTTGAGGGTCAGGTCTGGAAACACGCAAACAAATAGAATCATGTAAAAAAGGATGTCAGTGATGATGACTATATGAAGGCATTATGAGACATAAGCTAATTGAATCACTCTATTCACTTACAAACACTCACCGAGAACATGGTCCCCGGAATGAAGCTTGGCCCATAGAAGAGCCCCCTCCCTAGACACAAGAGAGAAATACTACTAtaaatactatactactataaatactactataaatactatactactataaatactatactactataaatACTATTTTAAATGGATAGTTTTTCTCCCTTTAGAATAGTTTTTCTAATAGAAAACTATTCTAAAGGGAGAAATACGATTAGAAACCTATTCTAAAGGGAGAAATACTATTAGAAAACTATTCTAAAGGGAGAAATACTATTAGAAACCTATTCTAAAGGGAGAAATACTATTAGAAACCTATTCTAAAGGGAGAAATACTATTAGAAACCTATTCTAAAGGGAGAAATACTATTAGAAACCTATTCTAAAGGGAGAAATACGATTAGAAAACTATTCTAAAGGGAGAAAAACTATTTGAAAAATTATACTAAAGGGAGAAATACTATTAGAAAACTATTCTAAAGGGAGAAATACGATTAGAAAACTATTCTAAAGGGAGAAATACGATTAGAAAACTATTCTAAAGGGAGAAAAACGATTAGAAAACTATTCTAAAGGGAGAAAAACTATTTGAAAAATTATACTAAAGGGAGAAATACTATTAGAAAACTATTCTAAAGGGAGAAATACGATTAGAAAACTATTCTAAAGGGAGAAAAACGATTAGAAAACTATTCTAAAGGGAGAAAAACTATTTGAAAAATTATACTAAAGGGAGAAATACTATTAGAAAACTATTCTAAAGGGAGAAATACTATTAGAAAACTATTCTAAAGGGAGAAAAACTATTCGAAAACTATTCTAAAGGGAGAAATACTTTAAGAAAATGATACTAAAGGGAGAAAAACTATTAGAAATACTATTCTAAAACATCTCATGCTCTATGATATTACTGTACTTCCCTGAAAGTTAGAGACTCATAGAGGATCCAACACCCACCTTTTACGCTTTTCTTCCCCCATTACCTTAACTGGACAATGAGAAGAGAAACGAGAGAAGAGAATTACAAACTGAAAAGGTGTAATGAACAGAGTCAGTGATGTCATATTTGAATGGTAAACGACATTTCTTTAAAGGtttactagcctggtcccagatcaattTGTGCTGATTGACAAGAGAGCACAAACTGTTCTGGGAACAGAGTATAGGTCAACAGGTGTAACATTACCTTTCCTCTGCACCGCCACACCCACGCCCACCAGTACAATGAAGAACAGAACCACAACAGAAAGACATCCCAACACCAGAGGCCAGTCCACTCCAGTCAGCCCTAGCAGAAAGACAATATCACCTGTCAATCAACGAGCCCCCATATACATACGTATTATCTTAGTTTGAGCCAGTTTGCCACAGCAGGAAactaatcctgcagcaacaggaaatgtcgTTGTAATTTCCAGGTTATAATTATTCAACATTTTTTTGAGAAGTTGAAAAACATTTCGTAATGAAAAATCTGTGGAAATTGTGTCTGTGTCTAACATCAATACCAAACATCAGGCCCACACTGTGTCTAATATCAATACCAAACATCAGGCCCACACTGTGTCTAATATCAATACCAAACATCAGGCCCACACTGTGTCTAATATCAATACCAAACATCAGGCCCACACTGTGTCTAATATCAATACCAAACATCAGGCCCACACTGTGTCTAACATCAATACCAAACATCAGGCCCACACTGTGTCTAATATCAATACCAAACATCAGGCCCACACTGTGTCTAACATCAATACCAAACATCAGGCCCACAATGTGTCTAATATCAATACCAAACATCAGACCCACACTGTGTCTAACATCAATACCAAACATCAGGCCCACACTGTGTCTAACATCAATACCAAACATCAGGCCCACACTGTGTCTAACATCAATACCAAACATCAGGCCCACACTGTGTCTAATATCAATACCAAACATCAGGCCCACACTGTGTCTAATATCAATACCAAACATCAGGCCCACACTGTGTCTAATATCAATACCAAACATCAGGCCCACACTGTGTCTAATATCAATACCAAACATCAGGCCCACACTGTGTCTAATATCAATACCAAACATCAGGCCCACACTGTGTCTAATATCAATACCAAACATCAGGCCCACACTGTGTCTAATATCAATACCAAACATCAGGCCCACACTGTGTCTAATATCAATACCAAACATCAGGCCCACACTGTGTCTAATATCAATACCAAACATCAGGCCCACACTGTGTCTAATATCAATACCAAACATCAGGCCCACACTGTGTCTAATATCAATACCAAACATCAGGCCCACACTGTGTCTAATATCAATACCAAACATCAGGCCCACACTGTGTCTAATATCAATACCAAACATCAGGCCCACACTGTGTCTAATATCAATACCAAACATCAGGCCCACACTGTGTCTAATATCAATACCAAACATCAGGCCCACACTGTGTCTAATATCAATACCAAACATCAGGCCCACACTGTGTCTAATATCAATACCAAACATCAGGCCCACACTGTGTCTAATATCAATACCAAACATCAGGCCCACACTGTGTCTAATATCAATACCAAACATCAGGCCCACACTGTGTCTAATATCAATACCAAACATCAGGCCCACACTGTGTCTAATATCAATACCAAACATCAGGCCCACACTGTGTCTAATATCAATACCAAACATCAGGCCCACACTGTGTCTAATATCAATACCAAACATCAGGCCCACACTGTGTCTAATAATCAAACATCAGGCCCACACTGTGTCTAATATCAATACCAAACATCAGGCCCACACTGTGTCTAATATCAATACCAAACATCAGGCCCACACTGTGTCTAATATCAATACCAAACATCAGGCCCACACTGTGTCTAATATCAATACCAAACATCAGGCCCACACTGTGTCTAATATCAAACATACCAAACATCAGGCCCACACTGTGTCTAATATCAATACCAAACATCAGGCCCACACTGTGTCTAATATCAATACCAAACATCAGGCCCACACTGTGTCTAATATCAATACCAAACATCAGGCCCACACTGTGTCTAATATCAATACCAAACATCAGGCCCACACTGTGTCTAATATCAATACCAAACATCAGGCCCACACTGTGTCTAATCAATACCAAACATCAGGCCCACACTGTGTCTAATATCAATACCAAACATCAGGCCCACACTGTGTCTAATATCAATACCAAACATCAGGCCCACACTGTGTCTAATATCAATACCAAACATCAGGCCCACACTGTGTCTAACATCAATACCAAACATCAGGCCCACACTGTGTCTAACATCAATACCAAACATCAGGCCCACACTGTGTCTAACATCAATACCACGTCAGAGGGTGATTTGTTGATTGTAGTGGTTCCGTGAGTTAcctggtgaggaggaaggggagatggTAGTCTTTTCTGGAAGACAATGACAGACAATATTATAGGTGAAAAATAATTCAAGGCTGCCTCTTGAGTGGTGTGAGTTGACGCACACAagctcagacagacacagacatcaGAGAGATGCAGACCTATGACTCTAGGCACATCCAGCAGTGCACTTCTCTCTGAGTGGCTCCACTCTGCTCCCAGCAGGGAACTGTATTGGCACTGGTACTGGTCCGACAACGGGCCGTCCTGGGCAGGCAGGGATGAGAGAGCAAAAAGGGCATGATGTCGGGTAGCGGGGGCACTGCGGGTGGCATCAGGGAAGGTACTTCCCAGGCGGTATAGAGAGAAGCGGGCACCAGGGAAGGCAGGTGAGCCAGTACACACCAAGGCCCACTCCCCAGCCTGGctctggagagagagtgagggcacCGGCAACAGCTCTGGGATGGCAGGCCCACcagagaaaagatggagagagagtaagggtatCAGATTTTTCTCACacacaatcctaaccttaaccattgggAATAAAATACATAACTGACATTAGATCAGTGTCTAGCTGCAATTTCACCTCTCAAATGATCTCTCACCTGTGACCGTGACAAGAACTGGATGACTGGCGGTTGAATTAGCCGGTCCCTGACGAGGCACTGTAACCTGGTAGAGGCAGGTGTAGGACCCCCCCTCGCCTCCCCTCACAGGCCCCAGGTGGAAAGCCCCGGTCTGGGCTGTGGAGTGGGACACCAGGGAGGCCTGGGGGTGGACCATGGAGCTCCCCATGGAGTGCCCAGTCACTTTAGCTGTCCTCAGCAGTAGGAAGGCTTCTGGTTTTGGGCTTTGCtgggagtgaggaggagggggggagcaGTGGAAGGATAACGTCTGGCCGTGCTTCACCTGACCACCTGGGGGATCAACTGAGAGgatgggtgggaggagaggggggggaggaggaggaggatgagctCTAGGAGAAGCTACacctagacagagagagggagagggagagagagagatgtatgctgcagtagtttatgtgttggggggctagggtcagtctgttttatCTGGAGTATTTCCCCTCTTATCCggcgtcctgtgtgaatttaagttttctctctccctctctccctctctctctctctctctctctctctcctctctcctctctctctctctctctctctctctctctctctctctctctctctctctctctctctctctctctctctctctctctctctctctctctctctctctctctcctctctctctctctctctctctctctctctctctctctctctctctctctctctctctctctctctctctctctccctctccctccctctctctccctctctcaccctctctctctcctctctctctctctctccctctctctctctctctctctctctctctctctctctctctctctctctctctctctctctctctctctctctctctctctctctctctctctctctctctctctctctctctctctctctctcctctctctctctctctctctctctctctctctctctcaccctctctctctcacctctccctctcaccctctctctctctctctctcaccctctccctctcaccctctctctctctctctctctcctctctctctctctctccctctctctccctctctctctctctcaccctctctctctctctctctctctctctctctctctctctctctctctctctctctctctctctctctctctcactctctctctctctctctctctctctctctctccctctctcctctctctctctctctctctctctctctctctctctctctctctctctctctctctctctctcctctccctctctctctctctctctctctctctctctctctctctctctctctctctctctctctctctctctctctctctctctctctctctctctctctctctctctctctctctctctctctctctctctctctctctctctctctccctctctcctctctctctctctctctctccctctctctctgttgacctgttgcaccctctctctctctctctctctctctctctctctctctctctctctctctctctctctctctctctcttctctctcatttgaacatcttggccatgttctctccacccggcacagccagaagaggactggtcaccccactcctctcctcctcttctctctctctctctctctctctctcttttgtgacATCCACGGATGtaggaagggctttataaatacatttgatttgatttgatataaaggAGTTGTAATGGTGAAGTCTTCCTACTATAAGAAAAATAAAGAAGGGAGCTTTCTTTCAACTCCAAGGAGATGAATTCAGGAGCTTTTACTTTCATAATAAACTTTATCTAGCCAAATGCACAGTTGTCTATAGGCACTATGTACTGAAACTATACATTTAGACATTGGATATTTAGCAGAAATTGTATATCCGGTCTCTGAGGTAATGTGAGAACTGCCATTTAAGTTTACCCTCTGTTGTCATTCACACTTCCTGCCTTAACTGTCAGGCTTGATGTTTGTGGTTTCTATATAATCTACAGGGTGTAACAGTACGATACACacattcatgcacacacacacgtaaccacTGAGAACACCTATGGCAGTTTGGCCAGTGGTGGTGGAGAAGCGGATGGGAGTGTTTATTGGCTTCCACCACCAGTGGCTTTAAACCAGAGCATAAACCTCAGAACCGTTTCTCACTGTCAAATAGCATTTCCATGTACCGTTACAATAAATTGCAGAAAAAAGATTTCTGTGACTTTGATTTTCATCATTATTTGTAGTGATCGTGGCGCTTGCAGTAGTTTCTGTCCCAGATCCACGGGTCCAACTTTCTCAACTGCCTGATCCAAAATCATCAATCATGAACATAAAACTCAGTATAAAACTCTAAATCTCACCTTGTTGTTTCAGAGTCAGATAGTGGCTGTATGGGCTGTACTTCCCCTGGCTGTTCTGATACAGGCAGCAGTATAGAACCTCCCGGGCTGAatcctccctcactctcactgTGAACTGGGCCTCCTGTCTCTCACTGGAAAAAGTCATGGTGTCCACCAGCTTTTTAACCAGGTGGAGTCTGAACAGGGTCCCTCCAGGGCCCTCAGGGGCCCGACAGACCAGGACCACAGCCCCCAGGCTGGTGTTTTCTACAGAGGAGGCCTGGGTGAGGGAGGGTGTTgggggggagactgggaggaggtCTGAGGATACTGTAACTGGGGAGGAGCAGTCAAGTGTGAGGCCCAGTAATAgtaaacactgcattccactcaacagatagaggacagaggaggctgctgaggggagaacggatcataataatgtccggaacggaggaaatggaatggaaccaaacacctggaaaccatgtatttaatgtatttgataccattcgaCTAATTCCTCTGCGGTCACTACCACgaacccgtcctccccaattaaggtgccaccaacctcctgtgatctaGGATCACATTACCCCATTTAAATAGACTACTTAAATGGTCCGGAAATAAAGATGACAGAACTGATGCCAAACATCAGTGAAATATCTCTGTAACTGAAATGGCTTAACTTCTTTACCCTGACATCTACTACATAAGTGTCGGTCGATTCATATTCAAAGTACTTACCCCAAAGTTGTAGATAACAGATGAGCAGAAGAAACATCCAAAGTGAGAGATGGTATCGACAGACAAGCATCTTTGGAGGAGCAAGCAGTCTCTCTTCTGTGTGGATGTGGAAGCATCTGCTCTAGGTGGAGGCAAACAggatctgctgtgtgtgtgtgtgtgtgtgtgtgtgtgtgtgtgtgtgtgtgtgtgtgtgtgtgtgtgtgtgtgtgtgtgtgtgtgtgtgtgtgtgtgtgtgtgtgtgtgtgtgtgtgtgtgtgtgtgtgtgtgtgtgtgtgtgtgtgtgtgtgtgtgtgtgtgtgtgtgtgtgtgtgtgtgtgtgtgcgtgtgtgtgcgtgcgtgcgtgcgtgtgtgtgtttgaaaagtATGACAATGTCTTAAAATAGGACTGAGGGGAAGTACAACATACAGACACACTTCCTTTTAAGGGGTTTGTTAATGGGATGTGAGATCATATAATAATAAACCAAGACCACAGAATGTCCCTGGTCTGGATCCATGCATATTGTACACAGAgcctgagacatacactgagtgtacaaaacattaagaacacttgctctttccatgacataaactggccaggtgaatcaaggtgaaagctatgatcccttattgatgtcacttgttaaatacacttcaatcagtgtagataaaggggaggagacaggttaaaggaggatttttaagccttgagacaattgagactttGATTGTGTATGTGGGTCATTCAGattgtgaatggacaagacaaaaggtTTATgcgcctttgaacagggtatggtagtaaatgccaggtgcaccagtttgtgtcaagaactgcaacgctgctgggtttttcacactcaatagtttcgtccagtcaacttgacaaaactgtgggaagcattggagtcaacatgggccagcatccctgtggaacgctttcaacaccttgtggagtccatacCCATGCTCTTTATGTAGTCATCACAAGTTCATTAATCATATGGGTAAGTAGGCAACATTCACAGAGCAGACACAATGAAGTAGTGTAATGCATCTGGAGACGCCTTAAAGTACAACACTGACATCTAGTGGATGGGAAGTTGCACTGCCGTCCTGCCATAGATCATATGGAACTTTTATGGACAAGAACTGGGACAGTTCTGAAGCATAATAAAAACAAACTTGAACGCTATTTAAAGTCAAATCAATTGTGCTTTTAACATCATATTTCAATGGAATTCATTTATTTAGTCATATTTAATGTATTACTTTGACATTTATTAAACAAAGGGATATATCTATTAGCTCTGGTCCATGGCAAGAGTGTGGGTTCCTCTACTAACCTCTACTAGTGAAGGACtgcgccctggaccagagctagataTTGACTTCAAAGTGGTGATAGTGCATTTGCTGCGTAACCACGCACAATAATAGAGGTGTCCACATTGGagatgtcataatacccatacaacctagcggtcaaacaggggattaggggattttagaaacacttcaaataagtgGAGAACTTAAAATATGCAGAAAAAATTGAGGACTCCAAATATGATGAACACGTATTGATGCACTGCTCACTAATGTCCAGTCCCTCGTTCACAAAGTCGATGAAATCAGGGCaagagttgctttccaaagaGATACCCGGGATTGTAACacactctgtttcacggaaacatggcgaGCTTGGGACATGCTGTCGGAGTCAGTACAGCCAACGGGACTTTCAGCATCGCGGcgacaggaataaacatctctATGGTAAGAAGAAGGTATGGTTGGAAGCTTCataacaactcatggtgtaattgtaacaacatacaggaactcaagtccttttgttcacctgacctagaattccccacaatcaaatgccgatcgTATTATCTTCCGAGAGAACTCCCctcggttattgtcacagccgtgtatatcccatCGCAATCAGATACCAAGACGGCCATTAAGGAACTTcatggactttatgcaaactggaaaccatatatcctgaggctgcatttattgtagctggggattttaacaaagctgatttgagaacaaggctacctatattctatcagcatatcgattgcagtaCACGAGCGAGGAACATGCTCGActattgctactctaacttctgcgatgcatacaaggccctccaccgccctccttttggcaaatctgaccatgactccatgttgttgctcccctcctataggcagaaactaaaacaggaagtgcCGTGCGTAGGTCTatccaatgctggtctgaccaatcggattccaagCTTCAAGATtccttcgatcacgtggactgggacatgttctgGGTAGCCCAGAGAACAACATTGacgtatacgctgactcggtgagcgagtttataaggaactgtataggagatgttgtacccactgggactattaaaaccttccctaaccagaaactgtggattgatggcagcatttaagcaaaactgaaagcatgtaccaccacatttaaccatagCAAGGTGGCTGGGAATATGGTTGTATATTCCCTCCATAAGTCAATCAGGCAAAACGTctgtacagagacaaagtggagttgcaattcaacgtctcagacacgagacgtatgtagcggggtctactgacatttacggattacaaaaataaaaactagccccgtcgcggacattgacgtcttgcttccagacaaattaaacaatttctttgcgcgctttgaggacaatacagtgccactgacgcggcccactaccaaagactgtggcctttccttctccatggccgacatgagtaaaccatttaaacatgttaaccctcgcaaggctgccggaccagacgacatccctagccacattctcagagcatgcgcagaccagctggctggtgtgtttacggacatattcaatcaatccctatcccagtctgctgtccccacatgcttcaagatggccaccatagttcctgttcccaagaaaaccaaggtaactgaactaaatgactatcgccacgtagcactcacttctgtcatcatgaagtgctttgagagactagtcaaggatcatatcacctccactctacatgtcaccctagacccacttcaatttgcttacagctccaataggtccacagacgatgcaatcgccatcacactgcacactgccctatcccatctggacaagaggaatgacTATGcaagaatactgttcattgactacatctcatcactcaacaccatagtaccctccaaactcatcattaagctttaGTCCCTGGGTCCctggatttatatagcccttcgtacatcagctgatatctcaaagtgctgtatagaaacccagcctaaaaccccaaacagcaagcaatgcaggtgtagaagcacggtggctaggaaaaactctgtagaaaggccaaaacctaggaagaaacctagagaggaaccaggctatgtggggtggctagtcctcttctggctgtgtcgggtggagattataacagaacatggccaagatgttcaaatgttcataaatgaccagcatggtcgaataatagtaaggcagaacagttgaaactggagcagcaacatggcctggtggactggggacagcaaggagtcatcatgtcaggtagtcctggggcacggtcctagggctcaggtcctccgggagagaaaaaaaagagagaattagagagttagagagagcatttgtggggtggccagtcctcttctggctgtgccgggtggagattataacagaacatggccaagatgttcaaatgttcataaataaccagcatggtcaaataatagtaaggcagaacagttgaaactggagcagcagcatggccaggtggactggggacagcaaggagtcatcatgtcaggtagtcctgggacatggtcctagggctcaggtcagttgaaactgaagctgcagcatggccaggtggactggggacagcaaggagtcatcatgtcaggtagtcctggggcatggtcctagggctcaggtactccgagagagagaaagaaagagagaaggagagaattagagaacgcacacttagattcacacaggacaccaaataggacaggagaagtactccagatataacaaactgaccctagccccccgacacataaactactgcagcataaatacaggaggctgagacaggagggatcaggagacactgtggctccatccgaggacacccccggacagggccaaacaggaaggatataaccccacccactttgccagagcactagagggatatcttcaaccaccaacttaccatcctgagacaaggctgagtatagcccacaaagatctccgccacggcacaacccaaggggggggggtgc
Proteins encoded in this window:
- the LOC124002945 gene encoding uncharacterized protein LOC124002945 isoform X2 — translated: MLVCRYHLSLWMFLLLICYLQLWVTVSSDLLPVSPPTPSLTQASSVENTSLGAVVLVCRAPEGPGGTLFRLHLVKKLVDTMTFSSERQEAQFTVRVREDSAREVLYCCLYQNSQGKYSPYSHYLTLKQQGVASPRAHPPPPPPPLLPPILSVDPPGGQVKHGQTLSFHCSPPPPHSQQSPKPEAFLLLRTAKVTGHSMGSSMVHPQASLVSHSTAQTGAFHLGPVRGGEGGSYTCLYQVTVPRQGPANSTASHPVLVTVTELLPVPSLSLQSQAGEWALVCTGSPAFPGARFSLYRLGSTFPDATRSAPATRHHALFALSSLPAQDGPLSDQYQCQYSSLLGAEWSHSERSALLDVPRVIEKTTISPSSSPGLTGVDWPLVLGCLSVVVLFFIVLVGVGVAVQRKVKVMGEEKRKREGALLWAKLHSGDHVLGECLPDPQTCQHYLSGMG
- the LOC124002945 gene encoding uncharacterized protein LOC124002945 isoform X1, whose amino-acid sequence is MLVCRYHLSLWMFLLLICYLQLWVTVSSDLLPVSPPTPSLTQASSVENTSLGAVVLVCRAPEGPGGTLFRLHLVKKLVDTMTFSSERQEAQFTVRVREDSAREVLYCCLYQNSQGKYSPYSHYLTLKQQGVASPRAHPPPPPPPLLPPILSVDPPGGQVKHGQTLSFHCSPPPPHSQQSPKPEAFLLLRTAKVTGHSMGSSMVHPQASLVSHSTAQTGAFHLGPVRGGEGGSYTCLYQVTVPRQGPANSTASHPVLVTVTELLPVPSLSLQSQAGEWALVCTGSPAFPGARFSLYRLGSTFPDATRSAPATRHHALFALSSLPAQDGPLSDQYQCQYSSLLGAEWSHSERSALLDVPRVIEKTTISPSSSPGLTGVDWPLVLGCLSVVVLFFIVLVGVGVAVQRKVKVMGEEKRKREGALLWAKLHSGDHVLDLTLKRVSITSQEWGNDDRAAETAFSMSPPWRTLSTFGNTPSS